One Armatimonadota bacterium genomic region harbors:
- the cysE gene encoding serine O-acetyltransferase, whose amino-acid sequence MFSEIRADLTAALARDPAARSRIEVLLCYAGVRAILMHRVAHWVWNHRLHFLARCLSEFARFLNAIEIHPAARIGREVFIDHGTGVVIGETAEVGDRVLMYQGVTLGGTGKERGKRHPTIGSNVTLGAGAKILGAIAIGDSTVIGAGSVVLKSVPANATAVGVPARVVVQNGKRVAEPSLEHGAVPDPCDKCMERIDSHLGALRDRVRSLEQEIERLKRERQALPASPPQA is encoded by the coding sequence ATGTTCTCCGAGATTCGGGCAGACCTCACGGCCGCGCTGGCGCGCGACCCGGCGGCGCGCAGCAGGATCGAGGTGCTGCTGTGCTATGCGGGAGTGCGCGCCATCCTCATGCATCGCGTGGCGCACTGGGTCTGGAACCACCGGCTGCACTTTCTGGCGCGCTGCCTGTCGGAGTTCGCTCGCTTTCTCAACGCCATCGAGATCCACCCCGCGGCTCGCATCGGGCGCGAGGTCTTCATAGACCACGGCACCGGCGTGGTTATCGGCGAGACCGCGGAAGTCGGTGACCGCGTGCTCATGTACCAGGGCGTGACCTTGGGTGGTACCGGTAAGGAGCGGGGAAAGCGCCACCCCACCATTGGCAGCAATGTCACCCTGGGCGCGGGGGCCAAGATCCTGGGCGCTATCGCGATTGGCGACAGCACGGTCATCGGTGCCGGGTCGGTGGTGCTCAAGTCGGTTCCGGCCAACGCGACCGCGGTGGGAGTTCCGGCGCGGGTGGTGGTGCAGAACGGCAAGCGGGTGGCGGAGCCGTCGCTGGAGCACGGCGCGGTGCCCGACCCCTGTGACAAGTGCATGGAGCGGATAGACTCGCACTTGGGGGCGCTGCGCGATCGCGTCCGCTCCCTGGAGCAGGAGATCGAGAGGCTCAAGCGGGAGCGTCAGGCGCTGCCCGCCTCGCCTCCCCAAGCGTAG
- the cysS gene encoding cysteine--tRNA ligase, with protein MGLVIYNTLTRRKEPFVPREPGRVRMYVCGPTVYGYIHVGNARTFVSFDIIRRYLEFAGYDVEMVRNITDVDDKIIKAASEQGVSADDIARRYTQAYFEDMDSLGVRHAGHEPRATEYLQAMIRIVSTLIERGFAYVVDGDVYYEVRKFEGYGRLSGRNPDDLLAGARVEVDERKRDPLDFGLWKSAKPGEPSWDSPWGKGRPGWHIECTAMSTTLLGEELDIHGGAADLIFPHHENEIAQSEAVTGHSPFVRYWMHGGMLTLERRKMSKSLANFFTVREVLAHYPPPVLRFLFLSAHYRQQLEFTDGALDQARSALERLEIGRAHLERMIARADSGEQGAQPLLELEQTADVARREFAGAMDDDFNTPRALAALFDLVAHVHRLADERTAPTRAHGPSFAKALAALRELAEALGLTLDAEHREGEGLADELMHLLVSLRERARAAGDFALADEIRSRLSALGVSLEDRVDGTTWRKAS; from the coding sequence TTGGGACTGGTCATCTACAACACTCTCACGCGCCGGAAAGAGCCCTTCGTCCCGCGCGAACCGGGCCGCGTTCGCATGTACGTGTGCGGGCCGACGGTGTACGGCTACATCCACGTCGGCAACGCGCGCACCTTCGTCAGCTTCGACATCATCCGCCGATACCTGGAGTTCGCCGGCTATGACGTCGAGATGGTGCGCAACATCACCGATGTCGATGATAAGATCATCAAGGCCGCCAGCGAGCAAGGCGTGTCCGCGGATGACATCGCCCGGCGCTATACCCAAGCCTACTTCGAGGACATGGATTCCCTGGGGGTGCGCCACGCCGGCCACGAGCCGCGCGCCACCGAGTACCTGCAAGCCATGATCCGCATCGTATCCACCTTGATCGAGCGCGGATTCGCCTACGTCGTGGATGGTGACGTGTACTACGAGGTGCGCAAGTTCGAGGGCTACGGCAGGCTATCCGGGCGCAACCCGGATGACCTGCTGGCCGGCGCGCGGGTGGAGGTGGACGAGCGCAAGCGCGACCCGCTCGACTTCGGCCTGTGGAAGTCAGCCAAGCCCGGCGAGCCGTCGTGGGACAGCCCGTGGGGGAAAGGCCGCCCGGGGTGGCACATCGAGTGCACCGCCATGTCCACGACGCTGCTGGGCGAAGAGCTGGATATTCACGGCGGGGCCGCGGATCTGATCTTCCCGCATCACGAGAACGAGATCGCGCAGTCCGAGGCGGTCACCGGGCATTCGCCTTTTGTCCGCTATTGGATGCACGGGGGAATGCTCACGCTCGAACGCAGGAAGATGTCCAAGTCGCTGGCCAACTTCTTCACGGTGCGAGAGGTGCTTGCGCACTATCCGCCACCGGTGCTGCGGTTCCTTTTTCTGTCCGCCCATTACCGTCAGCAGCTCGAGTTCACCGATGGAGCGTTGGATCAAGCCCGCAGCGCGCTCGAGCGCCTCGAGATCGGCCGCGCCCACCTGGAACGCATGATCGCCCGCGCCGACAGCGGCGAGCAGGGCGCGCAGCCCCTGCTGGAATTGGAGCAGACCGCGGACGTGGCCAGGCGCGAGTTCGCGGGCGCGATGGACGATGACTTCAACACGCCGCGGGCGCTGGCCGCGCTCTTTGACCTGGTTGCTCACGTCCATCGCCTCGCCGACGAGCGCACCGCTCCGACGCGCGCGCACGGCCCGTCGTTCGCCAAGGCGCTGGCGGCGCTGCGAGAGCTCGCTGAGGCCCTGGGTCTGACTCTCGACGCCGAGCACAGGGAGGGGGAGGGCCTGGCGGACGAACTCATGCACCTGCTGGTGAGCTTGCGCGAGCGGGCGCGGGCAGCGGGCGACTTCGCCCTGGCGGACGAGATCCGCAGCCGATTGTCCGCCCTCGGCGTCAGCCTGGAGGATCGTGTTGATGGAACCACTTGGCGCAAAGCATCATGA